Proteins found in one Scardovia inopinata JCM 12537 genomic segment:
- the orn gene encoding oligoribonuclease: MTATDNHTAHSDNQIFDAGKSRLIWIDCEMTGLDIDHDELCEVSVVPTDFNLTVLDRGIDLVIKPSQGALDHMGDFVRHMHTVSGLLEQMKEGLVLGQAEKQVIEYVRPFLPEEGQGKAHLAGNTIGSDKKFLDKFMPGLMGLLHYRTIDVSTLKELSRRWYPQVYSNRPVKHGGHRALADIIESIDELRYYRQSMFLPQPGLSANQAAAVCAQIEETSLLRTYEREGDPLTETTSAEKKDY; encoded by the coding sequence ATGACAGCGACTGATAATCATACAGCCCACAGTGATAATCAAATTTTTGATGCAGGCAAATCCCGGCTGATCTGGATAGACTGCGAAATGACTGGCCTAGACATTGACCATGATGAATTATGCGAGGTTTCAGTCGTCCCTACAGATTTCAATTTGACTGTGCTAGACAGGGGGATTGATCTGGTAATCAAGCCTTCTCAGGGAGCCCTGGACCATATGGGAGATTTTGTTCGCCATATGCATACTGTTTCTGGTCTGCTTGAACAGATGAAGGAAGGACTGGTTCTGGGTCAGGCGGAAAAGCAGGTTATAGAGTATGTCCGTCCTTTTCTCCCTGAGGAAGGTCAAGGCAAGGCCCATCTGGCAGGCAATACCATTGGTTCGGATAAGAAATTCCTGGACAAGTTCATGCCCGGACTGATGGGCTTGCTTCATTATAGAACGATAGATGTTAGTACTCTCAAGGAGCTGTCCCGCCGCTGGTATCCTCAAGTATATTCAAACCGGCCGGTCAAGCATGGAGGCCATCGGGCCCTGGCCGATATTATCGAGTCCATTGATGAATTGCGATATTACCGTCAGTCCATGTTCCTGCCCCAGCCGGGATTGTCTGCTAATCAGGCAGCTGCCGTCTGTGCTCAGATTGAGGAGACAAGTCTTCTGCGGACATACGAGCGGGAAGGCGATCCGTTGACAGAAACCACTTCTGCTGAGAAGAAAGATTACTAA